CACTGGAACACAATAATTTTCGTGCTGCTTTTGCACCGCCACCCGCCTCTGCATTACACGAAACTTCTTTTATAAAAACCGCAAATCAAAAGATTTCTTTTAGATCCATATTCAACGCATTAAGTACTAAACTTGGATCATGTCTTTGTTTAAATCCAGAATTCCGTTCAGGCGCGGGATGGGTTTTTACTTTTGTTTTGTCTGCCATTATCACAGTTCTCCTCTCTATTCTTCTTCTTCCGATAAAGTTAATCCTACTAGGATTAAGCTGCTGCCCCTGTATCTCTAGACCCACTGTAACAGGAGAAGAAATTCGCGTAATACCTCAATTGCCCCCACAAACACCTCCGCTAAGTAGACGGGGTTCTGATTCCGGTATTTCCGTAGGATTAGATCCAAGCAGATTTGCTCCCGAATCCTTCGCACCTATTCCCCCACAATCTCCAATACGTCGTCCCTCTGTAGAAGATCAAGTAAGCATCCCTAGTCAGTTCCCCGCTCCTTCGATTGGAATAGCACCTGAAGGCATTACACTTAGACAGTATCTACAAGCGAACTATCCTGAAAGAGACTTATCCGATATTACCCTAGAGAATTTAGGGGTTACTTTCCTACAAGCCGAGGATCTACCTCAGGGAATAGATATACTCAATCTTCCTGCCTCGATGTTTTTCCCAGAAGAGGCTCCGTCACCAGCTAGATCTCCTCAACCCTCAATTATTGCATCTCAACCAGCTTCTATTACTTCTCTAGCAGGAGATCAAACACTTCCTCAACAACAAGACATAGCAAGTCAACCAGCATCCCTGGTTGTTGATACATCCGCAGCCGCTGTTTCTCTTGGGCAAGAAGTTGATCAAGCCTTGACTACCCGAGATTTTTTAAACAGGGTTTATCCAAATACAGATCACAGAGTACTTATCCACGGAGCTCGTGTGAATGTAGGTCTTCAAGGTATTGCTGTAGGTGAAAGCGATGAAGATATTCTCAATCTCCCCGCACTTATTGCTTTTCCTGATTTAGTTGCTGGGCAACCCGCAAGACCTACATCATTAAATCTCTCTGACGAACCAAGATCCCTTGCTTCTCCGCCGCAAGTAGAACCTGCACCTCCTCCTCCTACTGCAGAAGAAGTAATGTCCCCGAATGATCCTAGATATATGTTTCTACAAAACAACTTCCCAGAAATATCTCCCGAATACTATAACCAACATGTCAATCTACTTGCTTCGTTAGCTGGAATAGAGATAGAAAATTTTGATCTTCTTCAATTGCCTCTAGAGGTATTTATTGCAACACCAGCTCCTGCACCTGACTACGAGCCTATTTCTATACAAGAAGCTCAAGGAAGATTCGGAGATCTCTCTACTGAAGAGTACACGAGAAGAAATGATGAGTTTATCCGTAATCTTATAGAAAATTCACCAAGACGTTGGACCTTCTTAAATAGATTAAGAAATAACATCACCGAGGCAACACCAAGTTTAACCTTGCGTAGAGAATGGTTCACAATGTTAGACGTAATATCTAAAAAAACGAATCCAGAAATTGCAGATCAGCAAATACAAGATCGTGCTCGCGCGTGTCTGTTCAAAATTAACTCTATCTTGAAGAATACTAACGTCTCTAGTGAGAGAAAAGAAGAGATTTTAAAATATATAGCTTCTTATCAAAATGATTCTCCAACTATGTGGATAGAGGCAATGCAGCAAGAATTAGCATTACAACGTAGTCTTGATCCAGAGACAGTTGCTATAATTGAAGATTCTGCAGGTGCAGGTGCAGGTGCAGCCGCAAGTATCGCACCAATCACTCAACTTTTCCCTCCATTTAATCCTCAGGCAACTGCTCAAGAAGTACAAGGATACTCACAACTGTTAAGAAACTCATTATCTCGTCCTGTGTTTTCAAATATGGATAATATCCACCTGGCCCCTACTAATGATGAGTATTTAGAATCATTAATGAGAGATGTTCCTAGTAGTTGGACACCAATCCGTGATCCATTGGAAAATTGTATTGCACAAATCACATCAAACAGAACTACACGCAATCAATGGACAGAAATCTTACGGCTCTTATCAAATGGAAGGCAGAGATCTGTTCACTCAGAAGAAGCTCAAGCTCTCGCACGAGCGACCATGTTCCAATTGCTTAAACTCTTAAATGATCCGGCTATACCTACTGATAAAAAATTATCAATTATCAATAACGTCGCCTCTTATAGTGACAGATGTCCTCCTACATGGGTAAGAGCTGCAGGTCAAGAGCTACAAGCTATGTTTAACTCTAATGACACTTCAACAAACACTGTATTTACTTGGACACAAGTCTTCAAAGAAAACCTTCTCTCAGAGGTCTTTAGAGACCGAAGTGAATGGCACATGATGACAGCCTTTAAGCAAAATCATGGTGGTGAGTTAGGTTTGGATAATGCAGGTATCATTTTAGATGAATACACACTAGCATTAGCAGGCAGGCAATATGCAAATACGCATCAAAACTACCTGCGTACATTCCGCAACAGATACAGAGGTAGCGGTAATGCCATTGTAGATTCTGCTTTAGAACAAGCTCTTGGAGGATCTGAAGATCAAATTCAATCTCTTAGGGATATTGTCCTCGCTGACTTAACAACCGCAGGCATTCCTGAAGAACATCGTGCGGATATTATGATGGAAGTCTTCTTCCCTGAAGAAAATGACTATAAACCATCTAGAGAGGCAATTGTCTACCTTCTCTTAAAAGAAGGAATTATTACTCAAAACAATAACCAATAAACCTTCAACCACCTGTATCTATCTCCCACCGATGCTGAGGCGACATAATATCTAATTATGTCGCCTTAGTCTTTTGTGTCTCAAACACAAAATGATTCTATTCCTTACTGGAATCTTCTCTCCTACTGAGAACCATCTTAATTTTCAGACTCTATAGCTAAAGTTAATATAAAAAACTATACTACAATAACTTAATAAAAAGAACTTTTGAATTAGAATCAAACCTTTATAATGATAGAATATTAAAATAATAGATTGATTGAACCCTTAGAGAGTCCACTGACAATGAGCGTCTCCCTTAATCCAAATAATTTTTATCCACCAACATCTCCTGATTCCCCAACTTCCTCATGTTATAAGCATATCACTACTCTCATAAAACAGATTAACCGTTACTCTCTGTTCTCCAAACTTTTTCGAGAAATAGGCTCTACTTTAAGACTGCAACATCCAAAATCTTGTCTAGATCATCTACTTATCGCTCTAGTGTGCATTGTTTCCCTTCTTCTTTCTCTTGTGCTTTACATTCTACTCCTCCCTATTAAACTATTCACCTCAGCAATTTCTTGTGTCCATCAAAGGAAAACTGATGAAATCCCTCTTCTTCCAGAAACTCAAAAAGTTTTCAAACCCCTAACAGAAACTGAAGAAGCATTTCTTGCAGAGGTAAAAAGAGCAATACTCCAAAAAGTATCTGGAGGATTTGAAATCAATATGTCACCAGAAGTCTTACGTCTAGTCCCCTCACCTTCAGCATTTTTAAACTCATTAGCAAAAACATCCTACTCAAAGAAGTTATGCGATTATAAAAAACTCAGAAGACTGATTAAAAACTTAAATTGTTGGAATTCTGGTTGGGAGATTATTATGAATTACCTTACTTCCTTATTAAAAGAAGATCAATCCCATCCTGATACTCAAACATTTCCCATCATGATGTATCATCTGACCTTAGCCCTAGAAGACCCTCAAATTTCTCAAGAAAATAAAAGCACAATCCTTAAAGAAATTTCCTCCTATGCAAATACATGTAAACCCACTTGGGCAGAGACCATTTTCAGATCTATTAACAATCTTTACAACACACGAAACTCTGGAAGAGAGCAGATACTATTATGGTCACAAATGTTTAAAGAACATTTGCTTTCTCAACAACAACTCGTTGCTCACGAAGAAGAATGGCATCAAATTAATGGTTTAAAACGTCTGTGTGGTGAACAACTCGGTTTAATCACTGATCATTTAAATGAGAATCTCTCACCTCTCACCTTACGCCAAACTTCAACTCTGCCTCAAAATATAGTAAAATATACAGAGCTCAAGAACAGCTTTATGCAAGCTTACAGAAGATCGTACGCTGATTTGATAAAATATATCCATAATGCCTTCTTAACATCAGAAGCTGAAATACAAGCACGTATTTATAATTTCCTAATCGAAGAAGTTGCAAATGTCATCAATCTGCCTGAAACGGCAGCACATATCGATTTAGTAGTAGATTGCTTCTATGATGATAATTATGAACTCAAACCAGAAGGAATTACCTATCTCCTCTACATTATGGGTATTATAGTTTCCAAAACAAACACTTAGAGTTTTAAACTGTAAAAAAAGGCGTTATGTAAGATACACAACGCCTTTTTAATCTTCGAACGTATTCAACACTTCTTAGAAGATCAAACGTATACCACCATTTAAATCATAAGATACCGTATGTTCTCTCCACTCATAGGTAAACCCTAAGAAAGTAGAGAAATAGGAATTCCATTCGGTATCATTACTAAATTGCGCTTTCATAGATTTTCTAGATAGATCTGAGCCAGTCCCCTCCCAAGAATAAGAAGCTGCTGGCAAATTGATAAGAACCGCAGGAGCCTGACGATAGACATCAAGAGCATAAGAAAAACTTAAGCTATTCACTTCAGAACGCTGTCCTCGAGAATAACTATGCTCCAAAGTGATACCAAAAGGAATTGCTACGTTCTGCAAATGTCCTTCAGCAAAGGTTCTGGCTTCACTACCCATCTCTGTAAATGTCGGAAGATCAATGTAGACATATTCAGCTTCTACAAAAGGTACAACTGCAGAAACAATCGATGAAATAAATCTACGTGAATTCACGATATGACGATAATCCACATGAGCATCTGCTAAAATTCCCCTACTATTCCAAGATCCTTTAGATCTACCTATGTTTGGTGTAGGATATGTTGTATTCAAATCGTTATGCATATCACTGTAGATAAACATCCCTTTAAATAACCAAGAACCTGCAAAGATACCTACATATCCAGAACCTAAGTAACCACTTTGATCACTGCGCGATGAATATGACTGGCTATCTGTATAACCAAAGAACTGTGCGAAACTTCCTCCTATTAAGAAATCTTCTATCAACTGTGTATCCAAACCTAAGGCATAGCCACCCGCACGGTGAGTAAAGCCATCTATTTTAGCAATTGTTGCACAGTTGGAGAATGTTCCCATTCCAGATCCCCAAATATTCGTCGAGAAATCTAACTCCATTCTTTGTGCAGTAATATTATGAGCTAATTGCTGTTGTTTTAAAGCTCTCAAATCTCCGTATTGTCCCCATAAAGTATTCAATACAATGGACCCATCCTTTTCAGGATTTAACTTATAACTGGTTGGCTTCCAGTTGATCATTAATTTACCGTTAATGACTTGAGGATCAGACCATTTGCCTATATGTCCGTAAGTGTCTTCTGTAATTGTGGGTACGGAAACTTTAACATGTAGCTCTTCCAAAGAACGATCCAAATCAGGAACATCTGAAACTGCAGAAGCACTTCTAAACGAAAGTAAAGTGATATCAGCCTCTTTATTCAATAAAGCGTGATTTTCATAACCAATACCTGCAGAATCCACGAGATTCAAATCTAAAGATCCTGAACCAATTGTCGTTCCCTTGGGAACGATAATTTGAGGTGGTTGAGGAGTTATTTCATCGTCACTAGCAACAAAAGAAGCTAAATCTACACCAAGAACACTAATATCTGCCAAGGTCTTCTCATCAGGATTTCTACCAGAATCATAAGCACTATAGTAAGATATTGCAGAAGGAATATCAGGTTTTTCTGTAGGTTTAGCATTAGGATCGAAAATACGTAATACAGTTCCTGCTGAAAGCAAGATCTCGCTACCTCTTTCTTGCTTCAAACCACATAGCCATAACTGAGCCTTATCGGATAAGATAAGGGTTCCTGACTCCAATAAAGCTACTTGAGGGATTTTAGATGTTGCGTAAGCAAAGCGAATATTTCCAGAATGAGAAACTTCTGAATCATCTTTAGCTTTAGAGTTAAGTATCAGCGTCGGATTATTTAAAATATCCTCATCATGTGCTGAGCTTTTTCTCAAAGTTAGATCTTCGAAAATAATAGCATCTGCGAAATTGACGGTATTCTCTCCAGCAGCAGATACTTCAACTAGTTTCGATTCTTTACCTGAAAAGTAAAGTCCATTAGAAACATCTTCTGAATTTCTATTTCCTTGGAAAACAATATCCCCTCCCAAGGCTTCTAAAATTACTGTTCCCTTTTCACTAATATGTACAGCACCGCCTGCAGGGGCATAATTATTGTAAAAAGCTACAGAACCCGCATTTTTATTGATGACTAAATCCTGAGTGTAGATAGCACCACCACCGAAAAAATTATGCTCAGGATGTTTTGAAGCTGTTGTACTATTTCCTGAAAAGATTACATCTCCAATGTTTTCTGTAATGACGACTTTAGTATTATTACTCACTACTTTAGAAGCAAAAGGCTCTTGATATTCTGGGGTTAAAGAACCTGTTAAAATCGCACCACCAAAACATCCCGAGGAATTCCCAGAGAAAAGCACCTTATTTTCATTTTCACGAATTATTACAGAAGTTTTAGCAAAAACAGCACCACCACCACTATGATGTCCTGCAGCATTAATTTGTCCTTCTTCAAGATTATCTACATAGGGATCTCCAAAAACTAGGTTATCTTTAAATTCCACCTTGCCAAGGTTTTTAGAGATCAAAACATCACCCTCAGCACTGGCAATGGCTCCACCAGCACTCACAGTCCTATTACCAATAAATGATACCGAAGATTCATTATTTTTAATGCTTAAGGTGTCTCCTAAAGCACAAACAGCGCCTCCGAGGAATTTTGAATAGTTACGGATAAATTGAACTTTTCCGTTATCAGAGATAGTTACTATTTTAGACAAGATAGCCCCGCCACTACTATTCTCACCAGAGACGTGGTTATTAGTGAATGCAAGTTCTGTGTTATTTTGCAAACTAACTCTATCTACTCCAAATAAAGCACCACCACCTAAGGGTTGTTCTTTTTGTGTTTTACTATCCCTAATTTCCATGAAATTATCTGAGAAAGATAAAGCGGCAGCATTATCTTCAATCTCTATATGCTTAGCAAAAATAGCGCCTCCACCACGAATTCCTAAATCTACGGGTGAAGATTCTAACGGCACACTTGAAGTATTTTCTTCTTCAGAACTCGCAGGGACTATAGGAAGAGGAAGAATTTTGCCTTTATTGTAAGAGAATGTAATTGCTCCAGAGTTATCTGTAATCTTAACACTCTCATCAGCAAAAATAGCGCCTCCACCAATATATGTACTATCGGATTCACATTGACCTGCGGTATTCTTAGAAAATGTAATATCCCCAATATTTCCTGAGATTAAAACATTCGACCCGTACAGAGCTCCTCCACCAACATGACTGTGGGTCTCCTGAGATTCCAATAAATTCTCATTGGACTCAAAATTTATAGCCCCTGAATTATCTATAATCCTAATATCTCCTGGTCCATATGGAGGCTCTTCAGAATTTGTATAGGATTTCCCAGAAAGTAAGCAATGAATAGCACCTCCACCGAACTTAGAAGTATTCCCTTCAAAAGTAATATTTCCAAAATTCTGACCGATCTCTACTTGATTTTGAGAACTGATCGCTCCACCTGTAATTTCAGCAGAGTTTTCCTTGAACCAAGAATTTCCAACGTTTTCTACTATCCTTATATTTCTAGATAAAAAAGCTCCACCAGAAGACTTAGAAGTATTTTTGAAACAATGGATTCCTCCATTGTTTAAAAAACTAATCCTCTCCCCAGAAGCTAAAGCTCCTCCACCTAAAAAGGTGGAATCTTGAGGAGAAATTAAAGCATGATTATCTAAAAACTCTATGGATCCTATATTTCCAACAAAATCCATTGATTTGAGAGAAGATACTGCTCCTCCGGATAGGGCATGATTCCCAACGTAGTGCACATCTCCACGATTTACAGAACAAACAAAATTGCTACAAGCTATAGCTCCACCGTTCGCTTTATCTGCATGGTTACCATCTATCAAAAGACTTCCAGAATTATCCAAGAAAATAATTTCTCCGCTGGAAAATCTAGATTTATGAGATTCACCATGTACCTTATGAGCATTAAAAGCTCCTCCACCTTTGGAAAAATCCGTAATCTCTCCAGAATATATAAGATCCAAATCTGTATCGCAGCTAACTATAGTAACATCATGACAACCGTTCACAGCAATACTGCGGCCTGAAACAGCACCACCACCAGCTTGAGATTCACAACCATCAAAAAGGAGTCTTTCTTTAAGATGTTCAAAAACAACATCTTCATCAGAGTATACTGCAGCTCCTGCGCCTATAGATTTTAAATTAGCAAAAGATAACCCTGACTTAGGTCCAGTCCCTACAAAAGCAATACCTAAAAATCCAGGAGTAGTTTCATCTGCAGGATAACCTGATGGATTTCTATAGCAAAAGGCTAAGCCTTGCTTAGGATCATCTACACTATATTTTCGATTTATTTGAGGGCCTTCACCTTCAACAGTGGAAATATTTTCAGAGCCTTTAGGCAACTTTGTATCTACGTTCTTCCATGATAAAAGCTCCAACGTCTCGAATAGAGTACTTACGTCTACTAAATGTTGTCCCTGATCTGCTTCTGCACCTAAAATCTTAGTAACACATGAGGAGGCACCATTTATAACTGAAGTTTCCACATGTACTTCTGCTTCTTTATTTTCCTTCTTGGGCTCTTGTGTGTCTGAAGATTTCTCTTTTTTAAAAATACCCGCTGAAGTCGTTTCTAATTGTGTTTTTAAAGGAGGGTTATTGAGAAATACCTCTGAAGCTGGTTCATAACCATATAATCTGTGATTATTAGAGATCATCCCAGTGGAAACTAATATTGCTAAAACTACGGAATGGGAAAATGTAGATTTTGGAAATCTTGATACCTTTTTTGCGACCATCGTAAACCTAATTCAGAGATGTTTCAGTATTCGTTTTCAAAAGGTTTATCACTATCAATACGATCCCGTCAATAGAGAAAGATAGTAAGTAGACAAACTTAAAGACTAAGATAGGCTAGATAAAATCTGCTCACAAACACGTGCCCGAGCTAAATCTATAGATCCAGAAATTCCATTAAATAAAGACCTTCCACATGCTTTCCCATGACACTTTATTACAAGTTTAGAAAGCCCACACACCATTGAGCCAGGATAAATTGTATAATCTAACTGCCGTTTCACATCAGACTCTAATTTATCACCTAAAATATGACGCAGGAAATCAAAA
This portion of the Chlamydia crocodili genome encodes:
- a CDS encoding autotransporter domain-containing protein — translated: MVAKKVSRFPKSTFSHSVVLAILVSTGMISNNHRLYGYEPASEVFLNNPPLKTQLETTSAGIFKKEKSSDTQEPKKENKEAEVHVETSVINGASSCVTKILGAEADQGQHLVDVSTLFETLELLSWKNVDTKLPKGSENISTVEGEGPQINRKYSVDDPKQGLAFCYRNPSGYPADETTPGFLGIAFVGTGPKSGLSFANLKSIGAGAAVYSDEDVVFEHLKERLLFDGCESQAGGGAVSGRSIAVNGCHDVTIVSCDTDLDLIYSGEITDFSKGGGAFNAHKVHGESHKSRFSSGEIIFLDNSGSLLIDGNHADKANGGAIACSNFVCSVNRGDVHYVGNHALSGGAVSSLKSMDFVGNIGSIEFLDNHALISPQDSTFLGGGALASGERISFLNNGGIHCFKNTSKSSGGAFLSRNIRIVENVGNSWFKENSAEITGGAISSQNQVEIGQNFGNITFEGNTSKFGGGAIHCLLSGKSYTNSEEPPYGPGDIRIIDNSGAINFESNENLLESQETHSHVGGGALYGSNVLISGNIGDITFSKNTAGQCESDSTYIGGGAIFADESVKITDNSGAITFSYNKGKILPLPIVPASSEEENTSSVPLESSPVDLGIRGGGAIFAKHIEIEDNAAALSFSDNFMEIRDSKTQKEQPLGGGALFGVDRVSLQNNTELAFTNNHVSGENSSGGAILSKIVTISDNGKVQFIRNYSKFLGGAVCALGDTLSIKNNESSVSFIGNRTVSAGGAIASAEGDVLISKNLGKVEFKDNLVFGDPYVDNLEEGQINAAGHHSGGGAVFAKTSVIIRENENKVLFSGNSSGCFGGAILTGSLTPEYQEPFASKVVSNNTKVVITENIGDVIFSGNSTTASKHPEHNFFGGGAIYTQDLVINKNAGSVAFYNNYAPAGGAVHISEKGTVILEALGGDIVFQGNRNSEDVSNGLYFSGKESKLVEVSAAGENTVNFADAIIFEDLTLRKSSAHDEDILNNPTLILNSKAKDDSEVSHSGNIRFAYATSKIPQVALLESGTLILSDKAQLWLCGLKQERGSEILLSAGTVLRIFDPNAKPTEKPDIPSAISYYSAYDSGRNPDEKTLADISVLGVDLASFVASDDEITPQPPQIIVPKGTTIGSGSLDLNLVDSAGIGYENHALLNKEADITLLSFRSASAVSDVPDLDRSLEELHVKVSVPTITEDTYGHIGKWSDPQVINGKLMINWKPTSYKLNPEKDGSIVLNTLWGQYGDLRALKQQQLAHNITAQRMELDFSTNIWGSGMGTFSNCATIAKIDGFTHRAGGYALGLDTQLIEDFLIGGSFAQFFGYTDSQSYSSRSDQSGYLGSGYVGIFAGSWLFKGMFIYSDMHNDLNTTYPTPNIGRSKGSWNSRGILADAHVDYRHIVNSRRFISSIVSAVVPFVEAEYVYIDLPTFTEMGSEARTFAEGHLQNVAIPFGITLEHSYSRGQRSEVNSLSFSYALDVYRQAPAVLINLPAASYSWEGTGSDLSRKSMKAQFSNDTEWNSYFSTFLGFTYEWREHTVSYDLNGGIRLIF
- a CDS encoding DUF1548 domain-containing protein, which translates into the protein MSVSLNPNNFYPPTSPDSPTSSCYKHITTLIKQINRYSLFSKLFREIGSTLRLQHPKSCLDHLLIALVCIVSLLLSLVLYILLLPIKLFTSAISCVHQRKTDEIPLLPETQKVFKPLTETEEAFLAEVKRAILQKVSGGFEINMSPEVLRLVPSPSAFLNSLAKTSYSKKLCDYKKLRRLIKNLNCWNSGWEIIMNYLTSLLKEDQSHPDTQTFPIMMYHLTLALEDPQISQENKSTILKEISSYANTCKPTWAETIFRSINNLYNTRNSGREQILLWSQMFKEHLLSQQQLVAHEEEWHQINGLKRLCGEQLGLITDHLNENLSPLTLRQTSTLPQNIVKYTELKNSFMQAYRRSYADLIKYIHNAFLTSEAEIQARIYNFLIEEVANVINLPETAAHIDLVVDCFYDDNYELKPEGITYLLYIMGIIVSKTNT
- a CDS encoding DUF1539 domain-containing protein, whose protein sequence is MSLEHNNFRAAFAPPPASALHETSFIKTANQKISFRSIFNALSTKLGSCLCLNPEFRSGAGWVFTFVLSAIITVLLSILLLPIKLILLGLSCCPCISRPTVTGEEIRVIPQLPPQTPPLSRRGSDSGISVGLDPSRFAPESFAPIPPQSPIRRPSVEDQVSIPSQFPAPSIGIAPEGITLRQYLQANYPERDLSDITLENLGVTFLQAEDLPQGIDILNLPASMFFPEEAPSPARSPQPSIIASQPASITSLAGDQTLPQQQDIASQPASLVVDTSAAAVSLGQEVDQALTTRDFLNRVYPNTDHRVLIHGARVNVGLQGIAVGESDEDILNLPALIAFPDLVAGQPARPTSLNLSDEPRSLASPPQVEPAPPPPTAEEVMSPNDPRYMFLQNNFPEISPEYYNQHVNLLASLAGIEIENFDLLQLPLEVFIATPAPAPDYEPISIQEAQGRFGDLSTEEYTRRNDEFIRNLIENSPRRWTFLNRLRNNITEATPSLTLRREWFTMLDVISKKTNPEIADQQIQDRARACLFKINSILKNTNVSSERKEEILKYIASYQNDSPTMWIEAMQQELALQRSLDPETVAIIEDSAGAGAGAAASIAPITQLFPPFNPQATAQEVQGYSQLLRNSLSRPVFSNMDNIHLAPTNDEYLESLMRDVPSSWTPIRDPLENCIAQITSNRTTRNQWTEILRLLSNGRQRSVHSEEAQALARATMFQLLKLLNDPAIPTDKKLSIINNVASYSDRCPPTWVRAAGQELQAMFNSNDTSTNTVFTWTQVFKENLLSEVFRDRSEWHMMTAFKQNHGGELGLDNAGIILDEYTLALAGRQYANTHQNYLRTFRNRYRGSGNAIVDSALEQALGGSEDQIQSLRDIVLADLTTAGIPEEHRADIMMEVFFPEENDYKPSREAIVYLLLKEGIITQNNNQ